The Salvia miltiorrhiza cultivar Shanhuang (shh) chromosome 1, IMPLAD_Smil_shh, whole genome shotgun sequence genome has a window encoding:
- the LOC131005954 gene encoding uncharacterized protein LOC131005954, whose amino-acid sequence MISENSEKSLRDWKLPPSSASDVFGRSSSSCFFPNCRVKTVEKEIPLQKGFATFPLFSKFRKRVHQISYSCVHVGMIQVGLKPTKLGSDTSAIISLRDKRMKDPASVKGMVESSLRDGPIYFTYHPTYCVALSDSCISFCIDVEIEGVATLMYRFHYRVVKMPYLVDFSSRFPVDERGKTTLHLTDIARSNRVVSKTISWDGVGRGGGGGEGEVGSADVDWKETARAHVLKVDVPGFRREEVRVEVVGGRVLQISGERSNEEEEEEEEGGVWHCEERSGGKFLRRLRLPENAKVDEVKATVKNGVLTVTVAKEEVGLKSEVKVVDISD is encoded by the coding sequence ATGATCTCTGAAAATTCGGAAAAATCTCTCCGAGATTGGAAGCTGCCTCCTTCTTCAGCCTCAGATGTTTTCGGTCGAAGCAGCAGTTCCTGTTTCTTCCCCAACTGCAGAGTCAAAACTGTGGAGAAAGAAATCCCATTACAAAAAGGATTCGCGACGTTTCCCCTCTTCTCCAAATTTCGCAAACGAGTGCATCAAATCAGTTACAGCTGCGTTCATGTCGGAATGATTCAGGTGGGTTTGAAACCTACGAAGCTAGGTTCAGACACCTCTGCAATAATATCTCTCCGCGACAAGAGAATGAAAGATCCTGCTTCTGTCAAGGGCATGGTTGAATCGAGCTTGCGCGATGGCCCCATCTATTTCACCTACCACCCCACCTACTGCGTTGCTCTCTCTGACTCGTGCATTTCATTTTGCATCGATGTCGAAATCGAAGGCGTAGCTACGCTTATGTATAGATTCCACTATCGAGTGGTGAAGATGCCGTATTTGGTGGATTTCTCGAGTCGCTTTCCTGTGGATGAGAGAGGGAAAACGACGCTGCACCTCACTGATATTGCTCGGAGCAATCGCGTGGTGTCGAAGACGATCTCTTGGGATGGGGTGGgacgcggcggcggcggcggcgagggaGAGGTGGGGAGCGCTGACGTTGACTGGAAGGAGACGGCGAGGGCGCATGTGTTGAAGGTGGATGTTCCCGGTTTCAGGAGAGAGGAAGTTAGGGTTGAGGTTGTAGGTGGTAGGGTTTTGCAGATTAGTGGGGAGAGAAGCaacgaggaggaggaggaggaggaggagggcggCGTGTGGCACTGCGAGGAGAGGAGCGGCGGGAAGTTCCTCCGGCGCTTGAGGCTGCCGGAGAATGCCAAGGTGGATGAGGTGAAGGCCACGGTGAAGAATGGGGTGCTGACGGTGACGGTGGCCAAGGAGGAAGTTGGTTTGAAATCAGAAGTCAAGGTCGTTGATATTTCTGATTAA
- the LOC131005986 gene encoding 17.6 kDa class I heat shock protein-like isoform X6, which translates to MSSIPNMFGDCRSHAFDPFLMNLWAHSGGSAVANKTTVAAKACVDWKETAEAHVLKVDLPGVKKGEVKVEVENGCIIQISGERRLEEEKNENVKWRLVERSSGKFMRRFRLPENANLAKAKVAMENGVLTVTVPKEEPKQVQVPKEEPKQVQVKVTDSLRELIEELRCMNDVVVKVTDSLHELIEELSMNQNDVEREI; encoded by the exons ATGTCGTCGATTCCAAACATGTTCGGAGACTGCCGCAGCCACGCGTTCGACCCGTTCTTGATGAATTTATGGGCGCATTCTGGGGGCTCCGCCGTCGCCAATAAAACCACGGTGGCGGCCAAGGCCTGCGTTGACTGGAAAGAGACGGCGGAGGCTCATGTGTTGAAGGTGGATCTTCCCGGAGTGAAGAAAGGCGAAGTTAAGGTGGAGGTTGAAAACGGATGCATTATTCAGATTAGTGGAGAGAGAAGGCTGGAGGAGGAGAAGAACGAGAACGTCAAGTGGCGCCTCGTGGAGAGGAGCAGCGGCAAGTTCATGCGCCGCTTCAGGCTGCCGGAGAATGCCAATCTGGCGAAGGCGAAGGTGGCGATGGAGAATGGGGTGCTGACGGTGACGGTGCCCAAGGAAGAGCCGAAGCAGGTTCAG GTGCCCAAGGAGGAGCCGAAGCAGGTTCAGGTTAAGGTCACTGATTCTCTACGTGAGCTTATTGAAGAATTAAGGTGTATGAATGATGTTGTGGTTAAGGTCACTGATTCTCTACATGAGCTTATTGAAGAATTAAGTATGAATCAGAATGATGTTGAGCGTGAGATCTAA
- the LOC131005941 gene encoding uncharacterized protein LOC131005941: protein MTSAKIEKSLKSLHDWKLPPSSPSDAFKRRFFFKFSSQPSSSTVKTIEKEIRLSEGYATFPLFPDHLQRVYKSKYSYLQMEMIQVGVKPTKLGSNTSVIISLHDKRFQKFNYESLMGLVESSLCDGPIYFYYFPSHCVHMLDRNLCEAFTVDIKTQGCSKDENVILMYKFHYKPTYSNNVDFQKKKWSLARETTLFLTNIVGGRNRVVSKKIYWDQVSLPEAWFVRNDGGGGGGSVSSGEARVDWKEAAEAHVLKVDVPGFKKGEVRVEVEGGRVLQISGERRKEEEESDGKWHCEERSGGGRFLRRVTMPENAKLGEVKASLEDGVLTVTVPKGEVYRKPEVVVIDISG, encoded by the coding sequence ATGACctctgcaaaaattgaaaaatctcTAAAATCTCTTCATGATTGGAAACTGCCTCCATCTTCACCCTCGGATGCTTTTAAGCGAAggttttttttcaaattttcttcTCAACCTTCTTCTTCTACAGTCAAAACCATAGAGAAAGAAATTCGCTTATCTGAGGGATACGCAACGTTTCCTCTCTTCCCTGATCATCTTCAAAGAGTTTACAAAAGCAAATATTCCTACCTtcagatggaaatgattcaggTTGGTGTGAAACCTACGAAACTAGGTTCGAACACCTCTGTAATAATATCCCTTCATGACAAGagatttcaaaaatttaattatgaatcTTTAATGGGGTTGGTTGAATCAAGTTTATGCGATGGCCCCATTTATTTCTACTACTTTCCTTCCCATTGTGTTCATATGTTAGATCGTAATCTATGCGAAGCCTTTACCGTTGATATCAAAACCCAAGGATGTAGTAAGGATGAGAACGTGATTCTTATGTATAAATTCCATTATAAACCGACGTATAGTAATAATGTTGATTTCCAAAAGAAAAAGTGGAGTCTCGCTCGAGAAACGACTTTGTTCCTTACAAATATTGTTGGTGGGAGAAATCGTGTGGTTTCGAAGAAGATCTACTGGGATCAGGTTTCATTGCCTGAGGCATGGTTTGTTAGaaacgacggcggcggcggcggcggctcagTTTCCTCCGGTGAGGCTCGCGTCGACTGGAaggaggcggcggaggcgcACGTGTTGAAGGTGGATGTTCCCGGATTCAAGAAGGGGGAAGTTAGGGTTGAGGTTGAAGGCGGTAGAGTTCTCCAAATTAGTGGGGAGAGGAggaaggaggaggaggagagcgATGGCAAGTGGCATTGTGAGGAGAGGAGCGGCGGAGGGAGATTCCTCCGCCGCGTGACGATGCCGGAGAATGCCAAATTGGGTGAGGTGAAGGCGAGTTTGGAGGACGGGGTGCTGACGGTGACGGTGCCCAAGGGTGAAGTATACCGGAAGCCGGAAGTGGTGGTTATCGATATTTCTGGTTAG
- the LOC131006017 gene encoding 18.2 kDa class I heat shock protein-like, whose amino-acid sequence MSLIPSFFGNRRSNVFDPFSLDVWDPFEGFNFPSSARETTAVANARIDWKETPEAHVFNVDVPGLKKEEVKVEVEDGGILQISGERSKEQEEKNDKWHRVERSSGKFLRRFRLPENAKLEQVKAAMENGVLTVTVPKEEVKKPEVKAIDISG is encoded by the coding sequence ATGTCTCTGATTCCGAGCTTCTTCGGCAACCGCCGCAGCAACGTCTTCGACCCATTCTCCCTCGATGTTTGGGATCCCTTCGAGGGGTTTAATTTCCCCTCCTCCGCCCGTGAAACCACCGCGGTGGCCAACGCCCGCATCGACTGGAAAGAGACGCCGGAGGCTCATGTGTTCAACGTGGATGTTCCCGGATtgaagaaagaggaagttaagGTGGAGGTCGAAGATGGTGGAATTCTGCAGATCAGTGGAGAGAGAAGTAAAGAGCAGGAGGAGAAGAATGACAAGTGGCACCGCGTGGAGAGGAGCAGCGGGAAGTTCCTCCGCCGCTTCAGGCTGCCGGAGAATGCGAAGCTGGAGCAGGTGAAGGCGGCCATGGAGAATGGGGTGCTGACTGTGACGGTGCCTAAAGAGGAAGTGAAGAAGCCAGAAGTCAAGGCCATTGATATCTCtggttaa
- the LOC131005946 gene encoding uncharacterized protein LOC131005946, whose translation MNSAKIEKSLRDWKLPPSSPSDVFKRRRFLNFSSEPSSIIKTIEKEIPLSEEYASFPLVTDHLQRVYKNQYSYLHMGMIQVAVKPTKLGSNTSVIISLRDNRFLKFDDSLLGLVESSLSDGPIYFSYFPSHFVSLSDPHLSETFTIDIKTQGCSKDENVILMYKFHYKATNSYNIDKKNVSRSLVGETTLFLTNIAGGRNRVVSKKIYWDQVSLPEAWMDRNDGGGGSVSSGEARIDWKEAAEAHVLKVDVPGFKKGEVRVEVEGGRVLQISGERKKEEEESDGKWHCEERSGGGRFLRRVTMPENAKLGEVKVSLEDGVLTVTAPKGEIQRKPEVVVIDISG comes from the coding sequence ATGAActctgcaaaaattgaaaaatctcTTCGAGATTGGAAACTGCCCCCATCTTCACCCTCAGATGTCTTTAAGCGAAGACGTTTCCTCAATTTTTCTTCTGAACCTTCTTCTATAATCAAAACCATAGAGAAAGAAATTCCCTTATCTGAGGAATACGCATCGTTTCCTCTCGTCACCGATCATCTTCAAAGAGTTTACAAAAACCAATACTCCTACCTTCATATGGGAATGATTCAGGTGGCTGTGAAACCTACGAAACTAGGTTCGAACACCTCTGTAATAATATCCCTTCGCGACAACAGATTTCTAAAATTTGATGACTCTTTGTTAGGATTGGTTGAATCAAGTTTAAGCGATGGCCCCATTTATTTCTCCTACTTTCCTTCCCATTTTGTTAGTTTGTCAGATCCTCATCTGAGCGAAACCTTCACCATTGATATCAAAACCCAAGGATGTAGTAAGGATGAGAACGTGATTCTCATGTATAAATTCCACTATAAAGCGACGAATAGTTATAACATTGACAAGAAAAATGTGTCGCGTAGTCTCGTTGGAGAAACGACTTTGTTCCTTACTAATATTGCTGGTGGGAGAAATCGTGTGGTGTCGAAAAAGATCTACTGGGATCAGGTTTCATTGCCTGAGGCATGGATGGATAGAAACGACGGCGGTGGCGGCTCAGTTTCCTCCGGTGAGGCTCGCATCGACTGGAaggaggcggcggaggcgcACGTGTTGAAGGTGGATGTTCCCGGATTCAAGAAGGGGGAAGTTAGGGTTGAGGTTGAAGGTGGCAGAGTTCTCCAAATTAGTGGGGAGAGGAagaaggaggaggaggagagcgATGGCAAGTGGCATTGTGAGGAGAGGAGCGGCGGAGGGAGATTCCTCCGCCGCGTGACGATGCCGGAGAATGCCAAATTGGGTGAGGTGAAGGTGAGTTTGGAGGATGGGGTGCTGACGGTGACGGCGCCCAAGGGGGAAATCCAACGGAAGCCGGAAGTGGTGGTTATCGATATTTCTGGTTAA
- the LOC131005986 gene encoding 17.6 kDa class I heat shock protein-like isoform X4, whose translation MSSIPNMFGDCRSHAFDPFLMNLWAHSGGSAVANKTTVAAKACVDWKETAEAHVLKVDLPGVKKGEVKVEVENGCIIQISGERRLEEEKNENVKWRLVERSSGKFMRRFRLPENANLAKAKVAMENGVLTVTVPKEEPKQVQVPKEEPKQKQEEPKQEEPKQVQVKVTDSLRELIEELRCMNDVVVKVTDSLHELIEELSMNQNDVEREI comes from the exons ATGTCGTCGATTCCAAACATGTTCGGAGACTGCCGCAGCCACGCGTTCGACCCGTTCTTGATGAATTTATGGGCGCATTCTGGGGGCTCCGCCGTCGCCAATAAAACCACGGTGGCGGCCAAGGCCTGCGTTGACTGGAAAGAGACGGCGGAGGCTCATGTGTTGAAGGTGGATCTTCCCGGAGTGAAGAAAGGCGAAGTTAAGGTGGAGGTTGAAAACGGATGCATTATTCAGATTAGTGGAGAGAGAAGGCTGGAGGAGGAGAAGAACGAGAACGTCAAGTGGCGCCTCGTGGAGAGGAGCAGCGGCAAGTTCATGCGCCGCTTCAGGCTGCCGGAGAATGCCAATCTGGCGAAGGCGAAGGTGGCGATGGAGAATGGGGTGCTGACGGTGACGGTGCCCAAGGAAGAGCCGAAGCAGGTTCAGGTGCCCAAGGAGGAGCCGAAGCAGAAGCAGGAGGAGCCGAAGCAG GAGGAGCCGAAGCAGGTTCAGGTTAAGGTCACTGATTCTCTACGTGAGCTTATTGAAGAATTAAGGTGTATGAATGATGTTGTGGTTAAGGTCACTGATTCTCTACATGAGCTTATTGAAGAATTAAGTATGAATCAGAATGATGTTGAGCGTGAGATCTAA
- the LOC131005986 gene encoding 17.6 kDa class I heat shock protein-like isoform X1: MSSIPNMFGDCRSHAFDPFLMNLWAHSGGSAVANKTTVAAKACVDWKETAEAHVLKVDLPGVKKGEVKVEVENGCIIQISGERRLEEEKNENVKWRLVERSSGKFMRRFRLPENANLAKAKVAMENGVLTVTVPKEEPKQVQVPKEEPKQKQEEPKQVQVPKEEPKQKQEEPKQVQVPKEEPKQVQVKVTDSLRELIEELRCMNDVVVKVTDSLHELIEELSMNQNDVEREI; encoded by the coding sequence ATGTCGTCGATTCCAAACATGTTCGGAGACTGCCGCAGCCACGCGTTCGACCCGTTCTTGATGAATTTATGGGCGCATTCTGGGGGCTCCGCCGTCGCCAATAAAACCACGGTGGCGGCCAAGGCCTGCGTTGACTGGAAAGAGACGGCGGAGGCTCATGTGTTGAAGGTGGATCTTCCCGGAGTGAAGAAAGGCGAAGTTAAGGTGGAGGTTGAAAACGGATGCATTATTCAGATTAGTGGAGAGAGAAGGCTGGAGGAGGAGAAGAACGAGAACGTCAAGTGGCGCCTCGTGGAGAGGAGCAGCGGCAAGTTCATGCGCCGCTTCAGGCTGCCGGAGAATGCCAATCTGGCGAAGGCGAAGGTGGCGATGGAGAATGGGGTGCTGACGGTGACGGTGCCCAAGGAAGAGCCGAAGCAGGTTCAGGTGCCCAAGGAGGAGCCGAAGCAGAAGCAGGAGGAGCCGAAGCAGGTTCAGGTGCCCAAGGAGGAGCCGAAGCAGAAGCAGGAGGAGCCGAAGCAGGTTCAGGTGCCCAAGGAGGAGCCGAAGCAGGTTCAGGTTAAGGTCACTGATTCTCTACGTGAGCTTATTGAAGAATTAAGGTGTATGAATGATGTTGTGGTTAAGGTCACTGATTCTCTACATGAGCTTATTGAAGAATTAAGTATGAATCAGAATGATGTTGAGCGTGAGATCTAA
- the LOC131005986 gene encoding 17.6 kDa class I heat shock protein-like isoform X2, with product MSSIPNMFGDCRSHAFDPFLMNLWAHSGGSAVANKTTVAAKACVDWKETAEAHVLKVDLPGVKKGEVKVEVENGCIIQISGERRLEEEKNENVKWRLVERSSGKFMRRFRLPENANLAKAKVAMENGVLTVTVPKEEPKQVQVPKEEPKQKQEEPKQKQEEPKQVQVPKEEPKQVQVKVTDSLRELIEELRCMNDVVVKVTDSLHELIEELSMNQNDVEREI from the exons ATGTCGTCGATTCCAAACATGTTCGGAGACTGCCGCAGCCACGCGTTCGACCCGTTCTTGATGAATTTATGGGCGCATTCTGGGGGCTCCGCCGTCGCCAATAAAACCACGGTGGCGGCCAAGGCCTGCGTTGACTGGAAAGAGACGGCGGAGGCTCATGTGTTGAAGGTGGATCTTCCCGGAGTGAAGAAAGGCGAAGTTAAGGTGGAGGTTGAAAACGGATGCATTATTCAGATTAGTGGAGAGAGAAGGCTGGAGGAGGAGAAGAACGAGAACGTCAAGTGGCGCCTCGTGGAGAGGAGCAGCGGCAAGTTCATGCGCCGCTTCAGGCTGCCGGAGAATGCCAATCTGGCGAAGGCGAAGGTGGCGATGGAGAATGGGGTGCTGACGGTGACGGTGCCCAAGGAAGAGCCGAAGCAGGTTCAGGTGCCCAAGGAGGAGCCGAAGCAGAAGCAGGAGGAGCCGAAGCAG AAGCAGGAGGAGCCGAAGCAGGTTCAGGTGCCCAAGGAGGAGCCGAAGCAGGTTCAGGTTAAGGTCACTGATTCTCTACGTGAGCTTATTGAAGAATTAAGGTGTATGAATGATGTTGTGGTTAAGGTCACTGATTCTCTACATGAGCTTATTGAAGAATTAAGTATGAATCAGAATGATGTTGAGCGTGAGATCTAA
- the LOC131005986 gene encoding 17.6 kDa class I heat shock protein-like isoform X3: MSSIPNMFGDCRSHAFDPFLMNLWAHSGGSAVANKTTVAAKACVDWKETAEAHVLKVDLPGVKKGEVKVEVENGCIIQISGERRLEEEKNENVKWRLVERSSGKFMRRFRLPENANLAKAKVAMENGVLTVTVPKEEPKQVQVPKEEPKQKQEEPKQVQVPKEEPKQVQVKVTDSLRELIEELRCMNDVVVKVTDSLHELIEELSMNQNDVEREI; this comes from the exons ATGTCGTCGATTCCAAACATGTTCGGAGACTGCCGCAGCCACGCGTTCGACCCGTTCTTGATGAATTTATGGGCGCATTCTGGGGGCTCCGCCGTCGCCAATAAAACCACGGTGGCGGCCAAGGCCTGCGTTGACTGGAAAGAGACGGCGGAGGCTCATGTGTTGAAGGTGGATCTTCCCGGAGTGAAGAAAGGCGAAGTTAAGGTGGAGGTTGAAAACGGATGCATTATTCAGATTAGTGGAGAGAGAAGGCTGGAGGAGGAGAAGAACGAGAACGTCAAGTGGCGCCTCGTGGAGAGGAGCAGCGGCAAGTTCATGCGCCGCTTCAGGCTGCCGGAGAATGCCAATCTGGCGAAGGCGAAGGTGGCGATGGAGAATGGGGTGCTGACGGTGACGGTGCCCAAGGAAGAGCCGAAGCAGGTTCAGGTGCCCAAGGAGGAGCCGAAGCAGAAGCAGGAGGAGCCGAAGCAGGTTCAG GTGCCCAAGGAGGAGCCGAAGCAGGTTCAGGTTAAGGTCACTGATTCTCTACGTGAGCTTATTGAAGAATTAAGGTGTATGAATGATGTTGTGGTTAAGGTCACTGATTCTCTACATGAGCTTATTGAAGAATTAAGTATGAATCAGAATGATGTTGAGCGTGAGATCTAA
- the LOC131005986 gene encoding 17.6 kDa class I heat shock protein-like isoform X5, whose amino-acid sequence MSSIPNMFGDCRSHAFDPFLMNLWAHSGGSAVANKTTVAAKACVDWKETAEAHVLKVDLPGVKKGEVKVEVENGCIIQISGERRLEEEKNENVKWRLVERSSGKFMRRFRLPENANLAKAKVAMENGVLTVTVPKEEPKQVQVPKEEPKQEEPKQVQVKVTDSLRELIEELRCMNDVVVKVTDSLHELIEELSMNQNDVEREI is encoded by the exons ATGTCGTCGATTCCAAACATGTTCGGAGACTGCCGCAGCCACGCGTTCGACCCGTTCTTGATGAATTTATGGGCGCATTCTGGGGGCTCCGCCGTCGCCAATAAAACCACGGTGGCGGCCAAGGCCTGCGTTGACTGGAAAGAGACGGCGGAGGCTCATGTGTTGAAGGTGGATCTTCCCGGAGTGAAGAAAGGCGAAGTTAAGGTGGAGGTTGAAAACGGATGCATTATTCAGATTAGTGGAGAGAGAAGGCTGGAGGAGGAGAAGAACGAGAACGTCAAGTGGCGCCTCGTGGAGAGGAGCAGCGGCAAGTTCATGCGCCGCTTCAGGCTGCCGGAGAATGCCAATCTGGCGAAGGCGAAGGTGGCGATGGAGAATGGGGTGCTGACGGTGACGGTGCCCAAGGAAGAGCCGAAGCAGGTTCAGGTGCCCAAGGAGGAGCCGAAGCAG GAGGAGCCGAAGCAGGTTCAGGTTAAGGTCACTGATTCTCTACGTGAGCTTATTGAAGAATTAAGGTGTATGAATGATGTTGTGGTTAAGGTCACTGATTCTCTACATGAGCTTATTGAAGAATTAAGTATGAATCAGAATGATGTTGAGCGTGAGATCTAA
- the LOC131005952 gene encoding uncharacterized protein LOC131005952 gives MISENFEKSLRDWKLPPSSASDIFEPRVSSFSCIIPDCRVKTVEKEILLKKGIATFPLFSKYRQIGHKILTGWNSAFVHVGMIQVGLKPTKLGSNTSAIICLRDKRITKYLDSICGRVESSLCDGPIYFSYYPTHCVDLSDSCKSFTIDVKIKGSEVGISATLMYRFHYRVVKMPYLMNFYPVDERGQTTLHLTDIAQSNRVVLKTITWDPARKGEGSTVEDGGADVDWKETAEGHVVKVDVPGFKKEEVRVAVEEGGIVQISGERSKEEEEGDKLHCEERGKGKFLRRLRLPENANLEGLEARLENGLLTVTVPKKKKKKKPEVKIVDISG, from the coding sequence ATGATCTCGGAAAATTTCGAAAAATCTCTCCGAGATTGGAAATTGCCTCCTTCTTCCGCCTCAGATATTTTTGAGCCAAGGGTTAGTAGTTTCAGTTGTATAATTCCTGATTGTAGAGTCAAAACTGTGGAGAAAGAAATTCTTTTAAAGAAAGGAATCGCAACGTTTCCTCTCTTCTCCAAATATCGCCAAATAGGGCACAAAATTCTAACTGGTTGGAACTCTGCCTTTGTTCATGTTGGAATGATTCAGGTGGGTTTGAAACCTACTAAACTAGGTTCAAACACCTCTGCAATAATATGTCTTCGCGACAAGAGAATTACAAAATATCTCGACTCTATATGTGGAAGGGTTGAATCAAGTTTATGCGATGGTCCCATTTATTTCTCCTACTACCCTACCCACTGTGTTGATCTGTCTGACTCGTGCAAATCTTTCACCATTGATGTTAAAATCAAAGGATCTGAGGTGGGTATAAGCGCAACGCTTATGTATAGGTTCCACTATAGAGTGGTGAAAATGCCATATCTAATGAATTTTTATCCCGTTGATGAGAGGGGTCAAACCACTTTGCACCTTACTGATATTGCTCAAAGCAATCGCGTGGTGTTGAAAACGATAACTTGGGATCCAGCCAGAAAAGGCGAGGGATCGACGGTTGAAGACGGTGGCGCCGACGTGGACTGGAAGGAGACGGCGGAGGGGCATGTGGTGAAGGTGGATGTTCCCGGTTtcaagaaagaggaagttaggGTTGCGGTTGAAGAGGGTGGAATTGTACAGATCAGTGGAGAGAGAAgcaaggaggaggaggagggtgACAAGTTGCACTGCGAGGAGAGGGGGAAGGGCAAGTTCCTCCGCCGCTTGAGGCTGCCGGAGAATGCCAATTTGGAAGGATTGGAGGCGAGATTGGAGAATGGATTGCTGACAGTAACTGTGcctaagaagaagaagaagaagaagccggAAGTGAAGATCGTGGATATCTCCGGTTAA